The Arthrobacter sp. OAP107 DNA segment GGCGCCGTCCCCACGACGCTCGTCATGGACAAGCAGGGCCGGGTTGCATCGCGTGTGCTGGGTGAAATCGAGAAGGGCACACTCAAAGCTCTCATTCAGTCTGCCGTGGCAGAGTAACCTCCCGTGAACAGCCCCTTCGCCGAAGCCATCCTGAACGGTTCGCTGCTGCTCGCCATCCCGGTGGCGCTGCTGGCCGGACTCGTATCCTTCCTCTCGCCCTGCGTGCTCCCGCTGGTGCCCGGATACCTGGGCTACGTCACGGGGCTCACGGGCGTGGACCTGCAGAAGCAGAAGCGCGGCCGCATGCTGGCGGGCATTGGCCTGTTTGTGCTCGGCTTCTCCGTGATCTTCGTGCTGCTCGGCGGCGCGTTCGGGCAGCTCGGGTCGCTGATTTCGGGCGGCCAGAACGCCTGGATCACACAGGTCCTGGGTGTCCTGGTGATCCTGATGGGCGTGGTGTTCATGGGCGGGTTCTCCTGGTTCCAGCGGGACGCCAAGATCCACGCGAAACCGCCGGCGGGCCTCTGGGGCGCGCCGCTGCTGGGCATCACGTTCGGCCTTGGCTGGGCGCCCTGCATCGGCCCCACCTACTCCGCCGTCCAGCTCCTGAGCCTCTCAGGCGGCTCGTCCGCAGCGAAGGGCGCGTTCCTGGCCTTCGTCTACAGCCTGGGGCTGGGCATCCCGTTCCTGCTGATCGCCCTGGCAGTTCGGCGCGGCGCGGGAGTGATGTCCTTCTTCCGCAAACACCGGCTGGCCATCCAGCGCACCGGCGGCGGAGTCCTGATTGCCCTGGGCATCCTGATGGCCACGGGTCTGTGGGGAACCTGGGTCACCGAATTGCAGTACTGGTTCCAAACCGACGTGAAGTTGCCGATCTGATGAGCGAGCGTGTGAAGTCAACCGAGAAAACCCCGGCCGAGGACGCCCCGCAGCCC contains these protein-coding regions:
- a CDS encoding cytochrome c biogenesis protein CcdA; the protein is MNSPFAEAILNGSLLLAIPVALLAGLVSFLSPCVLPLVPGYLGYVTGLTGVDLQKQKRGRMLAGIGLFVLGFSVIFVLLGGAFGQLGSLISGGQNAWITQVLGVLVILMGVVFMGGFSWFQRDAKIHAKPPAGLWGAPLLGITFGLGWAPCIGPTYSAVQLLSLSGGSSAAKGAFLAFVYSLGLGIPFLLIALAVRRGAGVMSFFRKHRLAIQRTGGGVLIALGILMATGLWGTWVTELQYWFQTDVKLPI